TTTGTTACGTTTTATTCAGGAGGGCGAAATTCGTCGCATAGGCTCCGTTGAGAGCTCGAGCGTTAATGTTCGCCTCATTTGTGCCACGCATAGAAATCTCATTGAACTTGAGAACACCGACGCATTTCGTCGCGATCTTTTTCACCGAATTAACGTATTACGGCTCGAGCTACCGCCGTTGCGAGAGCGTGGAGATGACATTCAAGGGTTAACAAACTGGTTGATACGACGGGTGGCCTCTCGCCTTGAGTACGCAGAAAAGTCGCTTTCTGACGAAGCACGCAGCGCCCTGAACGCGCATGATTGGCCTGGCAATGTGCGAGAACTAGAGCACACAATTGAGAGGGCGCTCGTTATGTCAGAGGGCGAGGAAATATCACTTGAGGATCTCAGCTTACCCATTACAAGCAAACGAAACAGCGCAATGAGCGCAGCCGGAATTCAGCCGGTACCGGTCATCACACCTGACACGAGTCACACGCCCCATGAACCGGGCGCAGAAGAGTTGTCGCTCGAAGATTACTTCCAGCGCTTTGTCCTTGAAAATCAAGATGCCATGAATGAAACCGAACTTGCACAGAAGTTAGGCATCAGTAGGAAGTGCTTGTGGGAGCGACGCCAGCGGTTTGACCTGCCACGTAAACGCAAGCGGGGCGCGGCGTAGCAAAGAGTGGTCCCATAGGTAACAGTTTTTGGTTGATATCAGTAACACTTCTGTAATATTTGCCATCGCCAGACCGCACAAAATTGTACAAATCATTGTTTTTGCTAATTATTTTTTCGCTGGCATAGCAAATGCAACAATTGGGACAGAGCCAAAATAAAAATAAGCGGCCGAATAAAAATAATATGTGTCACTACGGACCTGGGCGGGGAAGGCAACTTCCCCCAGTTTCTTTATTTCCCTCTTGAGCACTTCGCTTGGTAAACTGCCACCTTCACTGCTGGGATGAAGCACGTTGCACCAAATCGACGCTCAAAGTCTTATAGACCCCACTGCGCTATCAAAGTCTGCCGTCGCCGTCGTCGCGCGTCTGTGTGAGAACAATCACAGCGCATTCATTGTCGGTGGCGCAGTCCGAGATTTATTGCTGGGTAAGCGGCCCAAAGATTTTGATGTAGCCACCGACGCGACTCCCGAGCAAATCGTGGCCCTTTTCAGAGGCGCGCGAATTATCGGAAGACGGTTCCAAATCGTGCATGTCCGGATGGGTCGCGAGATAATTGAAGTCACGACCTTTCGGGGGCATCACGGGGGGGACACCTCTAAGATTGCTGCTAAAAGCAATAAAGGCCTACTCCTTCGCGACAACGTCTACGGCACGCTCGATCAAGACGCGGCGCGCAGGGATCTCACAATAAACGCACTTTACTTGGATCCTTTGCAGCACCTTATTCTTGACGACCTCAATGGGATTGAGGACATCAAGAAACGCACCATCCGAATCATCGGTGACCCTGCAGGTCGCTACCGCGAAGATCCAGTTCGTATGTTGAGGGTGGCGCGATTTGCTGCAAAACTCGGATTCAGCGTCGACCCAGCAACGCAAGAAGCCATCGGTGAATGCCGCCACCTTTTAGCGGATATCCCCTCGGCACGCCTGTTTGACGAAGCTATTAAACTGTTCATGTCGGGTCACGCAGCCGAGACGTTTGAGCAATTGCGTCGTCATGATCTACTCGAGACTCTGTTCCCAGAAGCTGTGGATGCTTTAGATCTCGAAGGAGCACAAGAGCTAATTACTCAAGCCATGAAGAACACTGACGGCAGAATTGCTCGCGACAAGCCCGTCACGCCAGCATTTCTTTTCGCAGCCCTATTGTGGCCTGCCGTTGCTCTGCGAAGTGATGAAATTGTCCGCGCGGGCAACGCCGATGGATCACCCGTTAATGCTGCTGGACAAGAAATACTTGCTCGTTCACTTCAGCGCGTATCCATTCCAAAACGCTTTTCGATTCCAATGCGGGAAATCTGGGAACTC
The Candidatus Paraluminiphilus aquimaris genome window above contains:
- the pcnB gene encoding polynucleotide adenylyltransferase PcnB; this encodes MHQIDAQSLIDPTALSKSAVAVVARLCENNHSAFIVGGAVRDLLLGKRPKDFDVATDATPEQIVALFRGARIIGRRFQIVHVRMGREIIEVTTFRGHHGGDTSKIAAKSNKGLLLRDNVYGTLDQDAARRDLTINALYLDPLQHLILDDLNGIEDIKKRTIRIIGDPAGRYREDPVRMLRVARFAAKLGFSVDPATQEAIGECRHLLADIPSARLFDEAIKLFMSGHAAETFEQLRRHDLLETLFPEAVDALDLEGAQELITQAMKNTDGRIARDKPVTPAFLFAALLWPAVALRSDEIVRAGNADGSPVNAAGQEILARSLQRVSIPKRFSIPMREIWELQPRLDKCSPKRAKSILALRRFRAAFDLLLLRRDQDEELSGAVKFWEEQQQLFPEIVGSQPPTEIPKKRRRPRRRKPEQ